In Gymnogyps californianus isolate 813 chromosome 1, ASM1813914v2, whole genome shotgun sequence, the following are encoded in one genomic region:
- the LLPH gene encoding protein LLP homolog, translated as MAKSLRSKWKRKMRAEKRKKNAPKELDRLKKILGTNADVIMEEVKEVATVLPAKKVLEQGDDCKMDVDNKRNKKTLLDQHGQYPIWMNSRQRKKLKAQRVKGKKKPKLAKGLVW; from the exons ATGGCGAAGAGCCTGAGGAGCaaatggaagaggaagatgCGGGcggagaagaggaagaagaacgCGCCCAAGGAGCTggacaggctgaaaaaaatcctgggaACCAACGCCGATGTCATCATGGAGGAGGTCAAGGAGGTGGCGACCGTCCTGCCCGCCAAGAAAGTCCTCGAGCAAGGGG atgacTGCAAAATGGATGTAGATAATAAACGAAACAAAAAAACTCTTCTAGACCAGCATGGACAGTACCCAATATGGATGAATtccaggcagagaaagaagctgaaggCACAGCgtgttaaagggaaaaaaaaaccaaaattggCCAAAGGCCTAGTCTGGTAA